Proteins from a genomic interval of Clostridium sp. AN503:
- the thiD gene encoding bifunctional hydroxymethylpyrimidine kinase/phosphomethylpyrimidine kinase yields the protein MRRKVLTIAGSDCSGGAGIQADLKTMTALGAYGMSVITALTAQNTTGVYGIADAAPEFVAKQLDCVFTDICPDAVKIGMVSRKDIITAIAAKLKEYHAKNIVLDPVMVSTSGSRLLAEDAMDALAAQLLPLAVVMTPNIPEAELLSGIRVETEREMEQAAQLIAEKYGGAVLVKGGHQIGTANDVLYRDGTWTWFYGDRIDSPNTHGTGCTLSSAIACGLAEGRCVEESVRQAKAYLSGALASGLDLGKGSGPLDHCYKIKG from the coding sequence TTGCGCAGAAAGGTACTTACGATCGCCGGTTCTGACTGCAGCGGAGGAGCCGGCATCCAGGCGGACTTAAAAACCATGACGGCATTGGGAGCGTATGGCATGAGTGTAATCACAGCCCTGACGGCCCAGAATACCACCGGCGTCTACGGGATTGCAGACGCTGCGCCGGAATTTGTGGCAAAACAGCTGGATTGTGTTTTCACGGACATCTGCCCGGACGCGGTCAAGATCGGCATGGTTTCCAGGAAGGATATCATCACAGCGATCGCCGCAAAACTGAAGGAGTATCATGCGAAAAACATTGTGCTGGACCCGGTGATGGTCTCTACCAGCGGAAGCCGTCTGCTGGCGGAGGACGCAATGGATGCTTTGGCGGCGCAGCTTCTTCCGCTTGCTGTCGTGATGACGCCGAATATCCCGGAGGCGGAGCTGCTTTCGGGAATCCGGGTGGAGACAGAGCGTGAAATGGAACAGGCGGCGCAGCTTATCGCGGAAAAATACGGCGGTGCGGTCCTGGTCAAGGGCGGCCATCAGATCGGGACCGCCAATGATGTGCTGTACCGGGACGGAACATGGACCTGGTTTTACGGGGACCGCATTGACAGTCCCAATACCCACGGGACAGGCTGTACCCTGTCCTCTGCGATCGCCTGCGGGCTGGCGGAAGGAAGATGCGTGGAGGAGAGTGTGCGTCAGGCTAAAGCGTATTTATCCGGGGCATTGGCTTCCGGGCTTGACCTTGGCAAAGGGAGCGGACCGCTGGACCACTGCTATAAAATAAAGGGTTAA
- the thiW gene encoding energy coupling factor transporter S component ThiW codes for MKINTINTKKIVVSGMLTALAVSLSTFSIPIGASKCFPIQHLCNVVAGVFLGPVYGVCMAFCTSLIRNLMGTGSLLAFPGSMVGAYLCGILYKHTEKLAFAYAGEVFGTGVIGGILCFPVATLIMGKEAALFAYVLPFLMSTVCGTAMAVVLIGALYKSGAMDYLEHMLENGARGEAR; via the coding sequence ATGAAAATAAATACGATCAATACAAAGAAGATCGTGGTCAGCGGTATGCTGACCGCATTAGCGGTATCATTATCCACATTTTCCATTCCGATCGGAGCGTCAAAATGTTTTCCGATCCAGCATCTCTGCAACGTGGTCGCCGGAGTATTTTTAGGACCGGTATACGGTGTGTGCATGGCATTTTGCACTTCCCTGATCCGCAATCTGATGGGGACCGGGAGCCTTTTGGCGTTTCCGGGAAGCATGGTGGGGGCGTATCTTTGCGGGATTCTGTATAAACACACAGAAAAGCTTGCCTTTGCCTATGCAGGCGAGGTGTTTGGGACCGGTGTGATCGGCGGGATCCTGTGTTTTCCGGTTGCGACCCTGATCATGGGAAAGGAAGCCGCGCTGTTTGCCTATGTACTGCCGTTTCTGATGAGTACGGTATGCGGAACCGCCATGGCGGTGGTACTGATCGGAGCGCTTTATAAATCCGGGGCGATGGATTATCTGGAGCATATGCTGGAGAATGGCGCGCGGGGAGAAGCGAGATGA
- the thiC gene encoding phosphomethylpyrimidine synthase ThiC — translation MREYTTQMDAARKHILTPEMKAAAEKEQMDPQELMKLMAEGKAIIPCNRLHTCIEPNAIGSMLKTKINVNLGTSRDWKDMDMELTKVRDAVLMGAESIMDLSSFGDTRTFRKKLTAECPAMIGTVPIYDAVVYYHKPLKEITSEEWLQIVEMHAKDGVDFQTIHVGINRNTAKRFKEAKRLTNLVSRGGSIIFAWMEMTGQENPFYEHYDRILDICREYDVTLSLGDACRPGCLEDASDISQMEELITLAELTRRAWERDVQVMIEGPGHMPLDQIAANMKIQETVCKGAPFYVLGPLVTDIAPGYDHITAAIGGAVAAAAGASFLCYVTPAEHLRLPDVNDVKEGIIAARIAAHAADIAKGVKGAREWDKAMSTARKKLDWEEMFRLSIDPEKARAYRESARPEKEDTCSMCGNFCAVKNMNRILEGEIVSIYDE, via the coding sequence ATGAGAGAGTACACCACACAGATGGACGCCGCCAGGAAACACATCCTTACGCCGGAAATGAAAGCGGCGGCAGAGAAAGAGCAGATGGATCCGCAGGAACTGATGAAACTGATGGCGGAGGGAAAGGCCATCATCCCCTGCAACCGCCTTCACACCTGCATAGAGCCGAATGCGATCGGTTCCATGCTAAAGACAAAGATCAATGTGAACCTGGGGACCTCGCGGGACTGGAAGGACATGGACATGGAGCTGACGAAGGTCCGCGACGCGGTTTTAATGGGGGCGGAATCCATTATGGACCTAAGCTCCTTTGGGGATACCCGGACATTCCGGAAAAAGCTGACGGCAGAATGCCCGGCCATGATCGGCACCGTGCCGATCTATGACGCGGTGGTCTATTACCACAAACCGCTGAAAGAGATCACCTCCGAGGAGTGGCTTCAGATCGTGGAAATGCACGCGAAGGACGGCGTGGACTTTCAGACCATCCATGTGGGCATCAACCGGAATACGGCAAAGAGGTTTAAGGAAGCGAAGCGCCTGACCAATCTTGTCTCCCGGGGCGGCTCCATCATCTTTGCCTGGATGGAGATGACAGGCCAGGAGAATCCTTTTTATGAGCATTACGACCGGATCCTGGATATCTGCCGGGAATATGACGTGACCCTAAGCCTTGGGGACGCCTGCCGCCCGGGATGTTTAGAGGACGCTTCCGACATTTCCCAGATGGAGGAGCTGATCACCTTAGCGGAGTTGACCAGGCGGGCGTGGGAGAGAGATGTCCAGGTTATGATCGAAGGGCCGGGTCATATGCCTCTTGACCAGATCGCTGCCAATATGAAGATCCAGGAGACCGTCTGCAAGGGCGCGCCTTTCTATGTGCTGGGCCCGCTGGTGACGGACATTGCGCCGGGCTACGACCATATCACGGCGGCCATTGGAGGGGCTGTGGCTGCGGCGGCAGGCGCGTCATTTCTCTGCTATGTGACTCCGGCGGAACATCTGAGGCTGCCGGATGTGAACGATGTGAAGGAAGGGATCATTGCAGCCAGGATCGCCGCCCATGCGGCGGATATCGCAAAAGGCGTAAAGGGCGCCAGGGAGTGGGATAAGGCCATGAGCACAGCCAGAAAGAAGCTGGATTGGGAAGAAATGTTCCGCTTATCCATTGACCCGGAAAAAGCCCGCGCCTACCGGGAGTCCGCGAGGCCTGAGAAGGAGGATACCTGCTCTATGTGCGGGAATTTCTGCGCGGTAAAGAATATGAACCGGATCCTGGAGGGGGAGATCGTGAGCATCTATGACGAGTGA
- a CDS encoding type II toxin-antitoxin system RelB/DinJ family antitoxin: protein MASKTDTINIRVDAELKQQAEKIFSSLGIPTSTAITMFLKSTVRCNGFPFSLTLDPFYSAENQARLQKTIAAYEHGVSQTIRKNMDELEELSDD, encoded by the coding sequence ATGGCATCCAAAACTGATACCATTAATATTCGCGTAGATGCTGAACTGAAACAACAGGCAGAAAAGATTTTTTCCAGTCTTGGCATCCCCACGTCAACTGCCATTACCATGTTTTTAAAATCCACGGTCCGGTGCAACGGGTTTCCGTTCAGCCTGACCCTTGATCCGTTTTACTCTGCTGAAAACCAGGCGCGCCTGCAAAAGACCATAGCAGCATATGAGCATGGTGTTTCCCAGACGATCAGGAAGAATATGGATGAACTGGAGGAACTGTCTGATGACTAA
- a CDS encoding Txe/YoeB family addiction module toxin: protein MTNLLFLQEGWDDYLFWQTQDKRILKRINLLLQDISRNHYTGLGKPEPLKGNFSGWWSRRIDSANRIVYKIEADCIVIAQCRSHYGNH, encoded by the coding sequence ATGACTAATCTGCTATTTCTCCAGGAAGGCTGGGATGACTATCTATTCTGGCAAACCCAGGACAAGCGGATATTAAAACGCATTAATCTCCTGTTACAGGATATCTCAAGGAATCACTATACCGGCCTTGGCAAGCCGGAACCGCTGAAAGGTAATTTTTCCGGTTGGTGGAGCCGCAGGATTGACAGCGCCAACCGGATTGTCTACAAAATAGAAGCTGACTGCATTGTCATTGCCCAGTGCCGTTCGCATTATGGCAATCATTGA
- a CDS encoding AraC family transcriptional regulator encodes MPSIQEQRHVYYDRDLQIEAYNLSGIVQKFPNHFHEYYVIGFVEGGSRHLWCRNQEYDLTAGDMILFNPRDNHCCAPVNGEILDYRAVNIDVDIMIQAAREITGQDYTPRFTQNVVRQSEIAGSIGELYDAILHREARLKKEEAFYFLLEQILQDFSTPFEHLAPPEPDAQVKMLCGYMEEHFAENISLDELLTMANFGKSYLLRAFTRQVGVSPYRYLQTIRLGRARKFLEQGMAPVDAAVNTGFSDQSHFTNFFKEYTGLTPKQYQKIFTEKGASL; translated from the coding sequence ATGCCATCCATTCAGGAACAGCGTCATGTATACTATGACCGGGATTTGCAGATTGAAGCATACAACTTAAGCGGGATCGTCCAGAAATTCCCCAACCACTTCCATGAGTATTATGTGATCGGGTTCGTGGAGGGCGGGAGCAGGCATCTCTGGTGCAGGAACCAGGAGTATGACTTGACTGCCGGGGATATGATCCTTTTTAACCCTCGTGATAATCACTGCTGCGCTCCGGTAAACGGGGAAATCCTGGATTACCGGGCCGTCAATATCGATGTCGATATTATGATCCAGGCCGCACGGGAGATCACCGGGCAGGATTACACGCCCCGCTTCACCCAGAATGTAGTGCGCCAGAGTGAGATCGCCGGCTCCATCGGGGAGTTGTACGACGCCATCCTGCACCGGGAAGCGCGGCTGAAAAAGGAGGAGGCGTTCTACTTCCTTCTCGAACAGATCCTCCAGGATTTCTCTACCCCCTTTGAGCATCTGGCTCCGCCTGAACCGGACGCCCAGGTAAAGATGCTGTGCGGTTATATGGAGGAGCATTTTGCGGAAAATATTTCCCTGGATGAGTTGCTGACCATGGCGAACTTCGGAAAATCCTATCTTTTACGGGCTTTTACAAGACAGGTGGGCGTGTCCCCCTACCGCTACCTGCAGACCATCCGCTTGGGCCGCGCCAGAAAATTCCTGGAACAGGGCATGGCTCCGGTGGATGCCGCCGTCAATACGGGCTTCTCCGACCAGAGCCATTTTACCAACTTCTTTAAGGAATATACGGGACTGACGCCGAAACAGTATCAGAAAATTTTTACAGAAAAAGGAGCATCATTATGA
- a CDS encoding DMT family transporter, with product MTTDTSTAASASPARTKTAGHLSAIFTIVVWGTTFISTKVLLDAFSPIEILFIRFVIGYLALWCVCPRVLHVKDRRQDWCFAAAGLCGVTLYYLFENIALTYTLTSHVSVMVSMAPFFTSLLSCLVLRERYPGARFYLGFLVAMCGICLISFQGSSDLKLSLTGDLLAIAAAGLWALYSILTKMIGNFGYSVIQSTRRTFFFGILFMLPVIWRMGFDVQPSDMFQTTNLLNLVFLGFGASALCFVTWNYAVRSLGSVKTSVYIYAVPVITTVTSGLILKESVTPAAVCGIALTLAGLLLSQKEKGKPS from the coding sequence ATGACCACCGACACCTCCACGGCTGCTTCGGCATCCCCTGCCCGCACAAAAACCGCAGGCCATCTGTCCGCCATCTTCACCATCGTGGTCTGGGGGACCACGTTCATTTCTACCAAAGTGCTGCTGGATGCATTTTCCCCAATTGAGATCCTGTTCATCCGCTTTGTCATCGGCTATCTTGCCCTGTGGTGCGTCTGCCCACGGGTCCTGCACGTAAAAGACCGGCGGCAGGACTGGTGCTTCGCTGCCGCCGGCTTATGCGGCGTAACCCTGTATTATCTGTTTGAAAATATCGCCCTGACCTATACGCTGACCTCCCATGTCAGTGTCATGGTCTCCATGGCCCCGTTCTTCACTTCCCTGTTAAGCTGCCTGGTCCTCCGGGAAAGATATCCGGGCGCAAGGTTCTATCTGGGCTTCCTGGTAGCCATGTGCGGGATCTGCCTGATCAGCTTCCAGGGCAGTTCCGACTTGAAATTAAGCCTGACCGGGGATTTGTTAGCCATAGCCGCGGCGGGCCTCTGGGCGCTTTACTCCATCCTGACGAAAATGATCGGCAACTTCGGATACTCTGTGATCCAGAGCACCCGGCGGACCTTTTTCTTTGGTATCCTTTTTATGCTGCCGGTGATCTGGAGGATGGGATTTGACGTACAGCCGTCCGACATGTTCCAGACCACCAACCTGCTCAACCTGGTATTCTTAGGCTTTGGAGCCTCCGCCCTCTGCTTCGTAACCTGGAACTATGCGGTGCGCAGCTTAGGCTCTGTGAAAACCAGCGTATATATCTACGCTGTCCCGGTCATCACTACGGTCACCTCCGGGCTGATCTTAAAAGAGTCCGTTACGCCGGCAGCTGTCTGCGGCATTGCGCTGACCCTGGCCGGTCTGCTGCTGTCCCAAAAGGAGAAAGGTAAACCATCATAA
- the mgtE gene encoding magnesium transporter, giving the protein MKEEMEKLLELVNEKQFRRVKEQLAEANEADIAELIGELDVEKKVVVFRMLPKELSSDVFACLEPEDQEHIINSIGDYELKYIVEDLFVDDAVDMLEELPANVVKRVLKIATPDTRNLINQFLNYPENSAGSIMTAEYVGLKQRMTVEEAFAYIRKNGVDKETIYTCYVMDSKRALEGVVTVKDLLMNPYETVIRDIMDTHVIKAVTTDDQEEVMDMFQRYDLLSLPVVDHENRLVGIVTVDDIVDVMEQEATEDFEKMAAMAPSEKPYLKTSVLQLAKNRILWLLILMISSMVTGGILAKYENAFAVIPLLVTFIPMLTDTGGNAGSQSSTLIIRGMAVGEIETADIFRVIWKELRVGVVVGIILGMVNYVRLVIMYPGSEMICLTVVLSLFATVLLAKTIGCVLPIAAKVLRLDPAIMAAPLITTIVDAFSLVIYFQLACRLLNL; this is encoded by the coding sequence ATGAAAGAGGAGATGGAAAAACTCCTGGAGCTGGTTAATGAAAAGCAGTTCCGAAGGGTGAAAGAACAGTTGGCGGAGGCGAATGAGGCAGATATCGCGGAGCTGATCGGGGAACTGGATGTGGAGAAAAAGGTCGTTGTATTCCGCATGCTTCCCAAAGAACTGAGCAGCGATGTATTTGCCTGTCTGGAACCGGAGGATCAGGAACACATTATCAACAGCATCGGGGACTATGAACTGAAATACATCGTTGAGGACTTATTCGTCGATGATGCGGTAGATATGCTGGAGGAACTGCCTGCCAATGTGGTAAAGCGTGTCTTAAAGATCGCCACGCCCGATACCCGGAATCTGATCAACCAGTTTTTAAACTATCCGGAAAACAGCGCCGGAAGCATTATGACGGCGGAGTACGTGGGGCTGAAGCAGCGGATGACGGTGGAGGAGGCATTTGCCTATATCCGTAAGAACGGCGTGGACAAGGAGACCATATACACCTGCTATGTGATGGACTCCAAGCGGGCTTTAGAGGGAGTCGTGACGGTCAAAGACCTGCTGATGAATCCCTATGAGACGGTGATCCGGGACATTATGGACACCCATGTGATCAAGGCGGTGACCACCGACGACCAGGAGGAGGTCATGGACATGTTCCAGCGCTATGACCTTTTGAGCCTTCCGGTGGTGGATCATGAGAACCGGCTGGTGGGTATCGTTACGGTTGACGATATCGTGGATGTTATGGAACAGGAGGCCACGGAGGACTTTGAAAAGATGGCGGCTATGGCGCCCAGTGAAAAGCCCTATCTAAAGACCAGTGTGCTCCAGCTTGCTAAAAACCGGATCCTCTGGCTGCTGATCCTGATGATCAGCAGTATGGTGACAGGAGGCATCCTTGCCAAATATGAGAATGCATTTGCGGTGATCCCGCTGTTAGTTACCTTTATCCCAATGCTGACAGACACCGGCGGCAATGCGGGAAGCCAGAGCAGCACCCTGATCATCCGTGGTATGGCGGTCGGTGAGATCGAGACGGCGGATATCTTCCGGGTGATCTGGAAAGAACTGCGGGTCGGCGTAGTGGTCGGAATCATCCTCGGTATGGTAAACTATGTGCGCCTTGTCATCATGTATCCGGGCAGCGAGATGATCTGTCTGACCGTGGTCTTAAGCCTGTTTGCCACAGTTTTGCTGGCGAAGACCATCGGCTGCGTGCTGCCGATCGCCGCAAAGGTGCTGAGACTGGACCCGGCCATTATGGCTGCTCCGCTGATCACAACCATTGTAGATGCGTTCAGCCTGGTCATCTATTTCCAGCTGGCGTGCAGATTGCTGAATTTATGA
- a CDS encoding C-GCAxxG-C-C family protein, with translation MESRIEETEKRHNKGYNCAQAVACTYCDLVGVEEETMFRLTEALGLGMGGMEGTCGAVTGACVLAGMKRSSGHLDKPDSKAASYKLSREIVRQFEERTGSVICRELKGIETGKVLHSCADCIKDAAGIAEKVLFEEE, from the coding sequence ATGGAATCCAGAATAGAAGAGACAGAGAAACGTCACAATAAAGGCTACAACTGCGCCCAGGCTGTGGCCTGCACCTACTGCGACCTGGTGGGCGTGGAGGAAGAGACCATGTTCCGCTTAACGGAAGCCCTGGGGCTTGGCATGGGCGGCATGGAGGGTACCTGCGGAGCGGTGACCGGGGCCTGTGTGCTGGCAGGTATGAAGCGAAGCAGCGGCCATCTGGACAAGCCGGACAGCAAAGCGGCGTCCTATAAACTGTCGAGGGAGATTGTCCGCCAGTTTGAGGAGAGGACCGGAAGTGTGATCTGCAGAGAGTTAAAGGGAATTGAAACCGGAAAGGTGCTTCATTCCTGCGCAGACTGCATTAAAGATGCGGCCGGGATCGCGGAGAAGGTGCTATTTGAAGAAGAATAA
- a CDS encoding Gfo/Idh/MocA family oxidoreductase: MRIGVVGNGMIVEWMFRDIKALPDVTAEAICVREKSLEKGRELADKNGVKDVYTDYGVFLEKGDFDTVYIGIANHMHYAYVKQALEAGKHVICEKPFTVTAQETRELSDLARAKRLFLWEAFKIPYSPIFQAVQEHLSDIGEIKMAQCNYSRISSRYGRYQAGEVLPAFDPECAGGCLYDINLYNLHFVTGLFGKPAKVHYFANRGYNGIDTSGTAILEYDGFHAVCTGAKDSSSPCYGLVQGTEGCIRVEGAVSSAPYVELITAKETRRLADDPENGVLTGEFREFAKQLHEGDLESCYKMLDHSVIMMEVVDEAVKDM, from the coding sequence ATGCGTATAGGTGTTGTGGGCAATGGAATGATCGTGGAATGGATGTTCCGGGATATTAAGGCGCTGCCGGATGTGACGGCGGAGGCCATCTGTGTCAGGGAAAAAAGCCTGGAAAAGGGCAGGGAACTGGCGGATAAGAACGGAGTGAAAGACGTATATACTGATTATGGGGTATTTTTGGAAAAAGGAGATTTTGACACGGTCTATATCGGGATTGCAAACCATATGCATTATGCCTATGTGAAGCAGGCTTTGGAGGCAGGAAAGCATGTGATCTGTGAAAAACCGTTTACGGTCACGGCGCAGGAGACGAGAGAGCTGTCAGACCTTGCCAGGGCAAAGCGGTTATTTTTGTGGGAGGCGTTTAAGATCCCTTATTCCCCGATCTTTCAGGCCGTGCAGGAGCATCTTTCCGATATTGGGGAGATCAAGATGGCGCAGTGCAATTATTCCCGGATCTCCAGCCGTTATGGGCGTTACCAGGCTGGAGAGGTCCTGCCTGCCTTTGATCCGGAGTGCGCAGGCGGATGCCTGTACGACATCAACCTTTATAACCTGCATTTTGTGACGGGGCTGTTTGGAAAGCCTGCGAAGGTTCATTATTTTGCCAACCGCGGGTACAATGGGATCGATACCTCAGGGACAGCGATCCTGGAATACGACGGGTTCCATGCAGTCTGCACGGGAGCGAAGGATTCTTCCAGCCCCTGCTACGGCCTGGTACAGGGAACCGAGGGCTGTATCCGGGTGGAGGGCGCGGTCAGCTCGGCGCCGTATGTGGAACTGATCACGGCGAAAGAAACCAGGCGTCTGGCGGATGACCCGGAGAATGGCGTACTGACCGGGGAGTTCAGGGAGTTTGCAAAACAGCTTCATGAGGGAGATCTGGAATCCTGCTATAAGATGCTGGATCACAGTGTGATCATGATGGAAGTGGTGGATGAGGCGGTAAAGGATATGTAG
- a CDS encoding 3-deoxy-7-phosphoheptulonate synthase, whose amino-acid sequence MSFEFINKLPTPAEIKEQFPLPSDCVAVKAQRDEEVKNIISGASDKFLVIIGPCSADNEDSVLDYASRLIRLQEDTKDRLVIVPRVYTNKPRTTGEGYKGMLHQPDPEKRPSMADGLHAIRNLHMRVLKETGLSTADEMLYPENVSYLDDIMSYIAVGARSVENQQHRLVSSGCHVPVGMKNPTSGDLSVMLNSVQAGQHGHEFIMRDWEVRTGGNPWTHTILRGAVNKHGQCLPNYHYEDLMLLHRLYMERGLINPACIVDANHSNSNKQYIEQIRIVKEVLHSRRHSEDLHGFVKGVMIESYIESGSQKIGNGCYGKSITDPCLGWAESERLVYEIAEGL is encoded by the coding sequence ATGTCATTTGAATTCATCAATAAGCTGCCTACCCCGGCAGAGATCAAGGAGCAATTTCCACTTCCGTCCGACTGTGTTGCCGTGAAAGCACAGCGGGACGAGGAAGTAAAGAATATCATAAGCGGAGCCAGTGACAAGTTCTTAGTCATTATCGGCCCCTGTTCCGCGGACAACGAGGATTCCGTCCTGGATTATGCCAGCCGGCTGATAAGGCTCCAGGAGGACACAAAGGACCGGCTGGTCATCGTACCGCGCGTATATACCAACAAGCCGCGTACCACCGGTGAGGGCTACAAAGGCATGCTCCATCAGCCTGACCCGGAAAAGCGCCCCAGTATGGCCGACGGCCTTCACGCCATCCGGAACCTGCATATGCGGGTGCTCAAGGAAACCGGTCTTTCTACAGCCGACGAGATGCTCTATCCGGAGAATGTGAGCTATTTGGACGATATCATGTCCTACATTGCCGTAGGCGCCCGCTCCGTAGAAAACCAGCAGCACCGCCTGGTATCCAGCGGCTGCCATGTACCGGTCGGCATGAAAAATCCGACCAGCGGCGACTTAAGCGTTATGCTCAACTCCGTGCAGGCCGGACAGCACGGCCACGAGTTCATCATGCGCGACTGGGAAGTGAGGACCGGCGGCAATCCCTGGACCCACACGATCCTGCGGGGAGCTGTCAATAAACACGGACAGTGCCTGCCCAACTACCACTACGAGGATCTGATGCTGCTGCACCGTCTCTACATGGAACGGGGCCTGATCAATCCTGCGTGCATCGTGGACGCCAACCACTCCAACTCCAACAAGCAGTACATCGAACAGATCCGTATCGTCAAGGAAGTCCTGCACAGCCGCAGGCACTCCGAAGATCTGCACGGCTTCGTCAAAGGCGTGATGATCGAGAGCTACATAGAATCCGGCAGCCAGAAGATCGGCAATGGCTGCTATGGAAAGTCCATCACCGACCCATGCCTGGGCTGGGCTGAATCCGAACGGCTGGTGTACGAGATCGCGGAAGGTCTGTAA
- a CDS encoding MATE family efflux transporter, giving the protein MNHSNNYLAEEKIGKLMLKFSIPCIMSLLVASLYNIVDQIFIGQRIGYLGNGATNVVFPVTVIALAFALLVGDGCAAFLSICQGRRDPESAHKSVGNAITVILVISILFLLALAFFRDTFLTAFGATENNRAYATEYYNFIIPGIPFYMFANGMSSIIRADGNPRFAMLSTLAGAVINVILDPIAIFVLGWGMMGAALATIAGQIVSALLAVWYLTHSSSFKLLNTSFRPAGSILKRFLPLGTSSFLTQLSIIVIMAVMNNTLVSYGAQSKYGADIPLTVVGIVMKIFQIVIAFVVGIAAGSQPIIGFNYGAKKYHRVKEIYLKMILAEGVIGVVSTMLFECFPMQIIGIFGSESALYNEYAVLSFRIFLSTILLCCIQKSTSIFLQALGRPFLSMGLSLLRDFVISVPLVLILPRYLGITGPLYSAPAADILSFIAVLLIMPRVLNFKEGTKEETSDKSWKPNHSIAKSIEA; this is encoded by the coding sequence ATGAATCATTCTAATAACTATCTGGCGGAGGAAAAGATCGGAAAGCTGATGCTGAAATTCTCCATTCCCTGCATCATGTCACTGCTGGTGGCGTCCCTTTACAATATCGTTGATCAGATCTTCATCGGCCAGAGGATCGGATATCTGGGAAACGGGGCCACCAACGTGGTATTCCCGGTTACGGTCATCGCCCTGGCATTTGCCCTGCTTGTCGGGGACGGCTGTGCGGCCTTCCTAAGCATCTGCCAGGGCAGAAGGGACCCGGAAAGCGCCCACAAAAGCGTTGGAAATGCCATCACTGTCATACTGGTGATCAGCATCCTGTTTCTCCTGGCGCTGGCATTCTTTCGCGATACATTCCTGACCGCCTTCGGCGCGACAGAGAATAACCGCGCCTATGCCACAGAATACTATAACTTCATTATTCCCGGCATTCCGTTTTACATGTTTGCCAATGGGATGAGTTCCATCATCCGCGCAGACGGCAATCCCCGGTTTGCCATGTTATCCACACTTGCGGGCGCAGTCATCAACGTCATTCTGGACCCGATCGCGATCTTTGTACTGGGCTGGGGCATGATGGGCGCAGCCCTCGCCACCATTGCCGGACAGATCGTATCTGCCCTGCTTGCCGTATGGTATCTGACCCACTCGTCATCCTTTAAGCTGTTAAACACCAGCTTCCGTCCTGCAGGCAGCATTTTAAAGCGTTTTCTGCCGTTAGGTACCAGCAGCTTTTTAACACAGCTCTCCATCATCGTGATCATGGCCGTCATGAACAACACCCTGGTCTCTTATGGCGCGCAGAGCAAATACGGAGCCGATATCCCTCTGACCGTGGTAGGGATCGTCATGAAAATATTTCAGATCGTCATTGCATTTGTAGTGGGGATCGCCGCCGGCAGCCAGCCGATCATCGGCTTCAATTATGGCGCAAAGAAATATCACCGGGTAAAAGAGATCTATTTGAAAATGATCCTGGCAGAAGGGGTGATCGGGGTCGTCTCCACCATGTTATTTGAGTGCTTCCCCATGCAGATCATCGGGATCTTCGGAAGCGAGAGCGCGCTTTACAACGAGTATGCCGTCCTGTCCTTCCGGATCTTTCTGAGCACGATCCTGCTCTGCTGCATTCAAAAATCCACCAGCATCTTTCTACAGGCCCTGGGCAGACCCTTCCTCTCCATGGGACTTTCCCTGCTGCGTGATTTCGTCATAAGTGTTCCGCTGGTACTGATCCTGCCGCGGTATCTGGGGATCACCGGACCGCTGTATTCCGCACCGGCAGCAGATATCTTATCCTTCATCGCAGTACTGCTCATCATGCCGCGGGTACTGAATTTCAAGGAGGGGACGAAAGAAGAAACTTCAGATAAAAGCTGGAAGCCGAATCACAGCATTGCAAAAAGCATTGAGGCGTAA